The Montipora capricornis isolate CH-2021 chromosome 3, ASM3666992v2, whole genome shotgun sequence genome window below encodes:
- the LOC138043260 gene encoding fibroblast growth factor receptor-like 1 isoform X1, with protein sequence MHTMCYNTVWSLSLAAFVITTQIRIGVADSPRFVDSIRMRQRFIAWPARHNIRMKCKANGSTPLKFQWFKDGQATIERRLQPRLKTNMWYLKLKDLVPLDSGRYTCVVSNSYGSINHTYTLKVVEKSRTRPILKCSYPQNTSVLLGENASLTCVVLLSGTLPDFRWLKWKAVPKTYPSPIDFQNGSYSLVNPTQYETVYVEGKYGVKVNIPNVTSKDLGMYTCYVSNHLGYDYRNAFLTALNKLWRGSGADTLTHATVNSEKSNQANSENLGTLPTRETKLSSSSKPRTSRSREPKIPLSVFIGVLSTWAVITAMALLWCHFYHTNIRSPNLGEGI encoded by the exons attCACCCAGATTTGTAGATTCTATCAGAATGAGACAAAGGTTTATTGCCTGGCCAGCTCGGCATAATATTCGAATGAAGTGCAAAGCCAATGGCTCAACACCACTAAAATTTCAATGGTTCAAGGATGGCCAAGCTACCATAGAGAGACGACTACAACCTCGGCTCAAGACAAACATGTGGTACCTCAAACTAAAGGATTTGGTTCCCTTGGACTCTGGAAGGTACACGTGTGTTGTATCCAACTCCTATGGCTCTATTAATCATACCTACACACTAAAAGTTGTAG AAAAATCTCGGACCAGGCCTATTCTGAAGTGTAGCTACCCTCAAAACACCAGTGTGCTGCTTGGAGAAAACGCTTCTTTGACATGCGTTGTTCTCTTAAGTGGCACCTTGCCAGATTTTCGATGGCTGAAATGGAAGGCTGTACCCAAGACATACCCAAGTCCAattgattttcaaaatggatcaTACTCACTTGTCAACCCTACACAGTATGAAACTGTGTATGTGGAAGGAAAGTACGGGGTTAAAGTTAACATTCCAAACGTAACATCAAAGGACTTGGGAATGTACACGTGTTACGTCAGCAACCATCTTGGTTATGATTACCGAAATGCGTTTTTGACCGCCCTTAATAAACTATGGAGAGGATCAGGCG cAGACACCCTGACTCACGCAACAGTAAATTCTGAAAAGAGCAACCAAGCCAATTCAGAAAACCTGGGAACGCTACCAACCAGAg AGACAAAGCTATCATCGTCATCTAAACCAAGGACATCGCGATCACGGGAACCCAAAATTCCCCTAAGTGTGTTCATAGGCGTGCTGAGTACTTGGGCTGTCATCACTGCAATGGCTCTTCTTTGGTGTCATTTCTACCACACAAACATCAGATCCCCAAATCTTGGAGAGGGAATCTAA
- the LOC138043260 gene encoding fibroblast growth factor receptor-like 1 isoform X4: protein MHTMCYNTVWSLSLAAFVITTQIRIGVADSPRFVDSIRMRQRFIAWPARHNIRMKCKANGSTPLKFQWFKDGQATIERRLQPRLKTNMWYLKLKDLVPLDSGRYTCVVSNSYGSINHTYTLKVVEKSRTRPILKCSYPQNTSVLLGENASLTCVVLLSGTLPDFRWLKWKAVPKTYPSPIDFQNGSYSLVNPTQYETVYVEGKYGVKVNIPNVTSKDLGMYTCYVSNHLGYDYRNAFLTALNKLWRGSGADTLTHATVNSEKSNQANSENLGTLPTREYARTVQLIPTMVGIIHEKS from the exons attCACCCAGATTTGTAGATTCTATCAGAATGAGACAAAGGTTTATTGCCTGGCCAGCTCGGCATAATATTCGAATGAAGTGCAAAGCCAATGGCTCAACACCACTAAAATTTCAATGGTTCAAGGATGGCCAAGCTACCATAGAGAGACGACTACAACCTCGGCTCAAGACAAACATGTGGTACCTCAAACTAAAGGATTTGGTTCCCTTGGACTCTGGAAGGTACACGTGTGTTGTATCCAACTCCTATGGCTCTATTAATCATACCTACACACTAAAAGTTGTAG AAAAATCTCGGACCAGGCCTATTCTGAAGTGTAGCTACCCTCAAAACACCAGTGTGCTGCTTGGAGAAAACGCTTCTTTGACATGCGTTGTTCTCTTAAGTGGCACCTTGCCAGATTTTCGATGGCTGAAATGGAAGGCTGTACCCAAGACATACCCAAGTCCAattgattttcaaaatggatcaTACTCACTTGTCAACCCTACACAGTATGAAACTGTGTATGTGGAAGGAAAGTACGGGGTTAAAGTTAACATTCCAAACGTAACATCAAAGGACTTGGGAATGTACACGTGTTACGTCAGCAACCATCTTGGTTATGATTACCGAAATGCGTTTTTGACCGCCCTTAATAAACTATGGAGAGGATCAGGCG cAGACACCCTGACTCACGCAACAGTAAATTCTGAAAAGAGCAACCAAGCCAATTCAGAAAACCTGGGAACGCTACCAACCAGAg AGTACGCAAGAACCGTGCAACTGATTCCGACGATGGTTGGCATAATTCATGAGAAGAGCTAG
- the LOC138043260 gene encoding fibroblast growth factor receptor-like 1 isoform X3, whose product MRQRFIAWPARHNIRMKCKANGSTPLKFQWFKDGQATIERRLQPRLKTNMWYLKLKDLVPLDSGRYTCVVSNSYGSINHTYTLKVVEKSRTRPILKCSYPQNTSVLLGENASLTCVVLLSGTLPDFRWLKWKAVPKTYPSPIDFQNGSYSLVNPTQYETVYVEGKYGVKVNIPNVTSKDLGMYTCYVSNHLGYDYRNAFLTALNKLWRGSGADTLTHATVNSEKSNQANSENLGTLPTRETKLSSSSKPRTSRSREPKIPLSVFIGVLSTWAVITAMALLWCHFYHTNIRSPNLGEGI is encoded by the exons ATGAGACAAAGGTTTATTGCCTGGCCAGCTCGGCATAATATTCGAATGAAGTGCAAAGCCAATGGCTCAACACCACTAAAATTTCAATGGTTCAAGGATGGCCAAGCTACCATAGAGAGACGACTACAACCTCGGCTCAAGACAAACATGTGGTACCTCAAACTAAAGGATTTGGTTCCCTTGGACTCTGGAAGGTACACGTGTGTTGTATCCAACTCCTATGGCTCTATTAATCATACCTACACACTAAAAGTTGTAG AAAAATCTCGGACCAGGCCTATTCTGAAGTGTAGCTACCCTCAAAACACCAGTGTGCTGCTTGGAGAAAACGCTTCTTTGACATGCGTTGTTCTCTTAAGTGGCACCTTGCCAGATTTTCGATGGCTGAAATGGAAGGCTGTACCCAAGACATACCCAAGTCCAattgattttcaaaatggatcaTACTCACTTGTCAACCCTACACAGTATGAAACTGTGTATGTGGAAGGAAAGTACGGGGTTAAAGTTAACATTCCAAACGTAACATCAAAGGACTTGGGAATGTACACGTGTTACGTCAGCAACCATCTTGGTTATGATTACCGAAATGCGTTTTTGACCGCCCTTAATAAACTATGGAGAGGATCAGGCG cAGACACCCTGACTCACGCAACAGTAAATTCTGAAAAGAGCAACCAAGCCAATTCAGAAAACCTGGGAACGCTACCAACCAGAg AGACAAAGCTATCATCGTCATCTAAACCAAGGACATCGCGATCACGGGAACCCAAAATTCCCCTAAGTGTGTTCATAGGCGTGCTGAGTACTTGGGCTGTCATCACTGCAATGGCTCTTCTTTGGTGTCATTTCTACCACACAAACATCAGATCCCCAAATCTTGGAGAGGGAATCTAA
- the LOC138043260 gene encoding fibroblast growth factor receptor-like 1 isoform X2 — MHTMCYNTVWSLSLAAFVITTQIRIGVADSPRFVDSIRMRQRFIAWPARHNIRMKCKANGSTPLKFQWFKDGQATIERRLQPRLKTNMWYLKLKDLVPLDSGRYTCVVSNSYGSINHTYTLKVVEKSRTRPILKCSYPQNTSVLLGENASLTCVVLLSGTLPDFRWLKWKAVPKTYPSPIDFQNGSYSLVNPTQYETVYVEGKYGVKVNIPNVTSKDLGMYTCYVSNHLGYDYRNAFLTALNKLWRGSGDTLTHATVNSEKSNQANSENLGTLPTRETKLSSSSKPRTSRSREPKIPLSVFIGVLSTWAVITAMALLWCHFYHTNIRSPNLGEGI, encoded by the exons attCACCCAGATTTGTAGATTCTATCAGAATGAGACAAAGGTTTATTGCCTGGCCAGCTCGGCATAATATTCGAATGAAGTGCAAAGCCAATGGCTCAACACCACTAAAATTTCAATGGTTCAAGGATGGCCAAGCTACCATAGAGAGACGACTACAACCTCGGCTCAAGACAAACATGTGGTACCTCAAACTAAAGGATTTGGTTCCCTTGGACTCTGGAAGGTACACGTGTGTTGTATCCAACTCCTATGGCTCTATTAATCATACCTACACACTAAAAGTTGTAG AAAAATCTCGGACCAGGCCTATTCTGAAGTGTAGCTACCCTCAAAACACCAGTGTGCTGCTTGGAGAAAACGCTTCTTTGACATGCGTTGTTCTCTTAAGTGGCACCTTGCCAGATTTTCGATGGCTGAAATGGAAGGCTGTACCCAAGACATACCCAAGTCCAattgattttcaaaatggatcaTACTCACTTGTCAACCCTACACAGTATGAAACTGTGTATGTGGAAGGAAAGTACGGGGTTAAAGTTAACATTCCAAACGTAACATCAAAGGACTTGGGAATGTACACGTGTTACGTCAGCAACCATCTTGGTTATGATTACCGAAATGCGTTTTTGACCGCCCTTAATAAACTATGGAGAGGATCAGGCG ACACCCTGACTCACGCAACAGTAAATTCTGAAAAGAGCAACCAAGCCAATTCAGAAAACCTGGGAACGCTACCAACCAGAg AGACAAAGCTATCATCGTCATCTAAACCAAGGACATCGCGATCACGGGAACCCAAAATTCCCCTAAGTGTGTTCATAGGCGTGCTGAGTACTTGGGCTGTCATCACTGCAATGGCTCTTCTTTGGTGTCATTTCTACCACACAAACATCAGATCCCCAAATCTTGGAGAGGGAATCTAA